The Daucus carota subsp. sativus chromosome 2, DH1 v3.0, whole genome shotgun sequence genome includes a window with the following:
- the LOC108209286 gene encoding protein TOC75-3, chloroplastic produces MASIVAAAGTLAPLNISSTPRRSYRRSSTSTSLSAAPFLPQIRCSISPQNPNPSPQNPNFPAKSPFSLSRSAPLALTAVSVGSGFLIHLLAAGNGGIGGGFGGSGGGGGGGGSGGGDFWSRLRSYLVANAKEDENQAEWDPHGLSANVVLQMNKLSGFKKYKVSDVVFVDKLTSESIGSDDSFNEMVTIRPGGIYTKAQLQKELETLATCGMFEKVDIESTTKPDGTIGIAISFVESSWSVADRFKCINVGLMAPSKTTDKDPMEMSEKERMEFMRSQERDYKKRMDRSRPCMLPASTHREILDMLAVEGQVTARLLQKIRDKVQRWYHDNGYVCAQVVNFGNLNTREVVCEVVEGDITQVVVQFQDKLGNVCEGNTQFGVVRRELPKYLRQGKVFNIEGGKQALRNINSLALFSNIEVNPRPDEKTEGGIVVEIKLKELEQQSAEVSTEWSIVPGRGGPTLASIQPGGTVSFEHRNLKGLNRSLLGSVTTSNFLNPQDDLAFKLEYVHPYLDGLNSSRNRTLRTSCFNSRKLSPVFTGGPGMDEVPPIWVDRAGIKTNITENFTRQSKFTYGIVMEEITTRDESSNICANGQRVLPGGGVTADGPPTTLSGTGIDRMAFLQANITRDNTKFVNGAIVGERNVFQLDQGLFIGSKFPFFNRHHLTWTKFLQLKAVEEGAGKPPPPVLVLHGHYGGCVGDLPSYDAFTLGGPYSVRGYNMGELGAARNILELAAELRVPVRNTHVYAFAEHGNDLGSSKEVKGNPTEVYRRMGQGSSYGVGVKLGLIRAEYAVDHNSGTGAVFFRFGERF; encoded by the exons ATGGCGTCGATCGTCGCCGCCGCCGGAACCCTAGCTCCTCTCAATATCTCTTCCACTCCCCGTCGCTCTTACCGCCGTTCCTCGACCTCTACTTCCCTCTCCGCCGCTCCATTCCTCCCCCAAATCCGCTGCTCAATCTCTCCCCAAAACCCTAATCCCTCCCCgcaaaaccctaatttccccGCCAAATCTCCGTTCTCTCTATCTCGCTCGGCTCCTCTAGCTCTCACTGCGGTCTCCGTCGGCTCCGGCTTCCTTATTCATCTCCTGGCCGCCGGAAACGGCGGGATCGGCGGCGGATTTGGTGGTTCCGGCGGCGGAGGTGGCGGTGGAGGATCCGGCGGAGGTGATTTCTGGTCTCGCTTGCGGTCGTATTTGGTTGCGAATGCGAAAGAAGATGAAAATCAAGCGGAGTGGGACCCTCACGGTTTATCTGCCAATGTGGTGCTGCAAATGAACAAGCTGAGTGGATTCAAGAAGTATAAGGTCTCAGATGTTGTGTTTGTCGATAAGCTGACTTCGGAGAGTATTGGCAGTGACGATTCTTTTAACGAAATGGTTACGATTAGACCTGGCGGGATTTACACGAAAGCTCAGCTGCAGAAAGAGCTCGAGACATTGGCTACGTGTGGCATGTTTGAGAAAGTCGATATTGAGAGCACGACTAAGCCGGATGGGACAATTGGGATTGCAATTTCGTTTGTGGAGAGTAGTTGGTCAGTTGCGGATAGGTTTAAGTGTATTAATGTGGGGTTGATGGCTCCATCAAAGACTACAGATAAGGATCCAATGGAGATGAGTGAGAAGGAGAGGATGGAGTTTATGAGGAGTCAAGAGAGGGATTATAAGAAGAGAATGGATAGGTCGAGGCCTTGTATGTTGCCCGCTTCTACTCATAGGGAGATTTTGGATATGTTGGCGGTGGAAGGGCAGGTGACTGCCAGGTTGTTGCAAAAGATTAGAGATAAGGTCCAGAGGTGGTATCATGATAATGGGTATGTGTGTGCTCAGGTAGTGAATTTTGGGAATTTGAATACTAGGGAAGTGGTTTGTGAGGTTGTGGAAGGGGATATTACGCAGGTGGTGGTACAGTTTCAGGATAAACTTGGGAATGTGTGTGAAGGTAATACTCAGTTCGGAGTTGTCAGGAGAGAATTACCCAAATAT CTTCGACAAGGTAAAGTATTTAACATAGAAGGGGGGAAGCAGGCATTGCGCAATATAAACTCTCTAGCTTTGTTTTCTAACATTGAAGTCAATCCACGCCCTGATGAAAAAACTGAGGGTGGGATTGTGGTGGAGATTAAACTTAAAGAACTGGAACAGCAGTCAGCTGAAGTTAGCACAGAATGGAGTATAGTTCCTGGACGCGGAGGTCCTACTCTG GCTTCAATTCAGCCAGGGGGGACTGTTTCTTTTGAACATAGAAATCTTAAAGGATTAAATAGGTCCCTTCTTGGTTCAGTCACGACCAGTAACTTTCTGAATCCTCAG GATGATCTTGCTTTTAAACTTGAGTATGTGCATCCATATCTAGATGGTCTGAATAGTTCACGTAATCGCACACTCCGTACTAGCTGCTTCAACAGCAGGAAACTTAGTCCAGTATTTACTGGTGGGCCAGGAATGGATGAAGTCCCACCAATATGGGTTGATCGGGCTGGCATCAAAACTAACATCACAGAG AATTTCACTCGTCAAAGCAAGTTCACGTATGGAATTGTGATGGAAGAGATAACAACACGAGATGAAAGCAGTAACATTTGTGCAAATGGGCAAAGGGTGTTGCCAGGTGGAGGTGTAACTGCTGATGGACCTCCAACGACCCTCAGTGGCACTGGCATTGACCGGATGGCATTTTTACAGGCCAATATCACAAGAGACAACACTAAGTTTGTCAATGGAGCAATTGTGGGTGAAAGAAATGTATTTCAg CTAGATCAAGGTCTTTTCATTGGCAGCAAGTTCCCATTTTTCAATCGTCACCACCTGACTTGGACCAAATTCCTCCAGCTAAAGGCAGTAGAAGAAGGTGCTGGTAAACCACCACCACCAGTGCTAGTCCTGCATGGGCATTATGGTGGTTGTGTTGGAGACCTTCCAAGTTATGACGCATTTACTCTAGGGGGACCTTATTCAGTCAGAGGTTACAATATGGGAGAATTAGGCGCTGCCAGAAATATCCTTGAG CTTGCTGCTGAGCTTCGTGTACCTGTTAGGAACACGCATGTGTATGCATTTGCAGAGCATGGGAACGATTTGGGAAGCTCAAAAGAAGTCAAGGGTAACCCAACTGAGGTTTACAGGCGTATGGGACAGGGGTCATCATATGGTGTTGGCGTAAAGTTAGGTCTGATACGAGCTGAGTATGCTGTTGATCACAATTCTGGGACGGGTGCTGTGTTCTTTAGATTTGGCGAGAGATTCTGA
- the LOC108208040 gene encoding transcription factor LUX gives MMTDYTGGGYSDDDRVSDWEHGLPNVSDLTPLSQPLIPPELASAFSITPEPYRTNLDVARASQRTMSSLKGQYNNNNNNNNYIQANNWNSSSLDEFPISDPNGDCLRSDPRNSRKLETEVATKRARLVWTPQLHKRFVEVVAHLGIKNAVPKRIMEMMNVEGLSRENVASHLQKYRLYLKRMQGLSSEGSSVYDQLFGSTPVPQSLREGNGGSMATAYGGQMVAMPGYGQAGMYHGYDYR, from the coding sequence ATGATGACTGATTACACCGGCGGCGGATACTCCGATGACGACCGAGTCTCCGACTGGGAGCACGGATTGCCTAACGTCTCCGACTTGACTCCGTTATCTCAGCCGTTGATCCCGCCGGAATTAGCATCGGCGTTCAGCATAACGCCGGAACCCTACCGGACTAATCTCGACGTGGCTCGTGCTTCACAGAGAACAATGTCATCTCTCAAAGGCCaatacaacaacaacaacaataataataattacataCAAGCTAATAATTGGAATTCATCGTCGTTGGATGAATTTCCAATCTCGGATCCAAACGGAGACTGTCTCCGTTCGGATCCGAGAAACTCGAGAAAACTCGAGACGGAGGTGGCTACCAAGAGAGCCAGGCTAGTGTGGACCCCTCAGCTGCATAAGAGGTTCGTGGAAGTGGTGGCGCATTTAGGGATCAAGAATGCGGTGCCGAAGAGGATAATGGAGATGATGAATGTGGAAGGGCTGAGCCGCGAGAATGTCGCGTCTCATCTGCAGAAGTACAGGCTCTACTTGAAGAGGATGCAAGGGTTATCGAGTGAGGGCTCTTCGGTTTATGATCAGCTGTTTGGTTCGACGCCAGTGCCGCAGAGTTTACGGGAGGGGAACGGCGGGTCGATGGCGACGGCGTATGGTGGACAAATGGTGGCAATGCCGGGGTATGGACAAGCTGGGATGTATCATGGATATGATTATAGATAA
- the LOC108209507 gene encoding ribulose bisphosphate carboxylase/oxygenase activase, chloroplastic isoform X2: MASTISHVGAVSHKMLSLNSSSAGGSAPSSAFYGSSLKKLNSRVTHPKNSDSKTFRIAAEEKKKGDRWAGLGTDISDDQQDITRGKGLVDSLFQAPSGAGTHDPIMSSYEYLSTAQKTYNLDNNMDGFYIAPAFMDKLVVHLSKNFMTLPNIKVPLILGVWGGKGQGKSFQCELVFAKMGITPIMMSAGELESGNAGEPAKLIRQRYREASDIIMKKGKMSCLFINDLDAGAGRMGGTTQYTVNNQMVNATLMNIADNPTNVQLPGMYNKEENMRVPIIVTGNDFSTLYAPLIRDGRMEKFYWAPTREDRIGVCIGIFRTDNIANEDVVKIVDTFPGQSIDFFGALRARVYDDEVRKWISGIGIEGIGKKLVNSKDGPPTFEQPKMTVEKLLEYGHMLVQEQDNVKRVQLAEKYLNEASLGSANEDSIKRGEFYGAAK; the protein is encoded by the exons ATGGCTTCCACCATTTCCCATGTTGGAGCTGTCAGCCATAAAATG TTGAGCTTGAACAGCTCTAGTGCTGGAGGTTCAGCCCCAAGCTCAGCCTTTTACGGCAGCAGTTTAAAGAAGTTGAACTCAAGAGTCACTCACCCAAAGAACAGTGACTCTAAAACCTTTAGGATTGCAGCTGAGGAGAAGAAAAAGGGGGACAGGTGGGCAGGACTTGGCACCGACATTTCTGATGACCAACAAGACATCACAAGAGGAAAGGGACTGGTTGACTCCCTTTTCCAAGCTCCATCCGGTGCAGGAACTCATGATCCTATTATGAGTTCATATGAATACCTTAGCACCGCACAGAAGAC ATATAACCTGGATAACAATATGGACGGATTCTACATCGCTCCAGCATTCATGGACAAGCTTGTTGTTCACCTTAGCAAAAATTTCATGACCCTGCCTAACATCAAG GTTCCTCTTATTCTTGGTGTTTGGGGAGGAAAAGGTCAAGGAAAATCATTCCAGTGTGAGCTTGTCTTCGCCAAGATGGGGATCAC CCCAATTATGATGAGTGCTGGAGAGTTGGAAAGTGGAAATGCAGGAGAACCTGCAAAATTGATCCGACAAAGATACCGTGAAGCATCTGATATCATCATGAAGAAAGGAAAGATGTCCTGCCTATTTATCAATGATTTAGATGCCGGAGCTGGTAGAATGGGTGGAACCACCCAATATACTGTCAATAACCAGATGGTTAACGCCACACTTATGAATATCGCTGATAACCCCACCAATGTCCAGCTTCCTGGTATGTACAACAAGGAGGAAAACATGCGTGTACCAATCATAGTCACTGGAAACGATTTCTCAACACTGTATGCGCCTCTTATCCGTGATGGTCGTATGGAGAAATTTTACTGGGCTCCAACTAGAGAGGACCGAATCGGTGTTTGCATTGGAATTTTCAGGACCGACAATATTGCAAATGAGGATGTTGTCAAGATTGTTGACACCTTTCCTGGTCAATCTATTG ATTTCTTTGGTGCTCTTAGAGCCCGAGTATACGATGATGAAGTGAGGAAGTGGATTTCAGGGATTGGAATTGAAGGTATTGGAAAGAAGCTTGTTAACTCAAAAGATGGACCCCCAACTTTTGAGCAACCCAAAATGACTGTCGAGAAACTTCTCGAGTATGGCCATATGCTTGTCCAGGAACAGGACAATGTTAAGAGAGTCCAATTGGCTGAGAAATATTTGAATGAAGCTTCTCTTGGATCAGCAAACGAGGACTCCATCAAACGAGGAGAATTTTATG GCGCGGCAAAATGA
- the LOC108206135 gene encoding pentatricopeptide repeat-containing protein At1g11290, chloroplastic produces the protein MIRPLLQYTTQPNKHFFSRANILRCFFTYQDLPLSKIHPYQCTQNESISDHSGLDTPHEFIHDDDTPYIFTKFICSSAKLGSLNLGIQLHCSVVKLGFCSNMYVATSLVDMYGKCGYILHAQQMFDEMPHRNVVSFSSLITGYVNAQNPWMAIEIFIVMLNMGKGPTLHSVSGALVGCAQLRDVKLGAQVHGLCLKSRFEMDVVVGTSLIDMYIKSSDVEASRGVFDGVIGKNVVTWTSMVNGYSLAQRPDEAMVLVRNMSRLGIRANFLTYNCLLSSFSFPVDFDHFKQVHCCVIREGLESNHYLLVSLMTMYSRSSNAEDFLKICSTVRIWDQISWNGVIAGFANLQKGEEALVCYNNMRHQGINVDVFTLVSILKAMGIIAALDEGRQTHGLVFKIGYASNLCVQNGLVSMYAKCGRIADAEKVFFSMIEHDIYSWNSLLAGCAHNGFGTKALCLFEQMRKTTLKPDLTSYLAVLTACSHEGFLEKGLEYFDMMRNDDSLEPPKVEHYACIVNLFARAGYVHEAESLINSMLIKPGPTVYKALLSACQLYGNKEIAIRNATKLKELCPDDDATFVLISNVLATGGYWDDAAGLRNLMYDKGVKKQPAYSWILSNKNDLRSHSRRIIRESGSQVKAGEWRYLI, from the exons ATGATCAGACCGCTGTTACAGTACACTACACAACCAAACAAACACTTCTTTTCCCGCGCAAATATTCTTCGCTGTTTCTTCACATACCAAGACTTGCCATTATCCAAGATTCATCCATACCAATGTACCCAGAATGAAAGTATCTCAGACCACAGTGGTTTAGACACACCTCATGAATTTATACACGATGACGACACACCATATATCTTCACCAAGTTTATATGTTCCTCTGCAAAATTAGGTTCTTTAAATTTGGGCATTCAGCTTCATTGCTCTGTTGTAAAATTGGGGTTTTGTTCAAATATGTATGTCGCCACTTCTCTTGTTGATATGTATGGTAAGTGTGGTTATATTTTGCATGCCCAAcagatgtttgatgaaatgccacACAGAAATGTGGTCTCTTTTAGTTCTTTGATTACGGGGTATGTGAATGCTCAGAATCCTTGGATGGCTATTGAGATTTTTATTGTAATGCTGAATATGGGGAAGGGTCCGACGTTGCATAGTGTTTCGGGTGCTCTTGTTGGGTGTGCTCAGTTGAGGGATGTGAAACTTGGGGCTCAAGTTCATGGGTTATGTTTGAAATCGAGATTTGAGATGGATGTTGTTGTGGGAACTAGTTTGATTGATATGTACATTAAAAGTTCTGATGTTGAGGCTTCGAGAGGAGTGTTTGATGGAGTGATTGGTAAAAATGTTGTAACCTGGACTTCGATGGTTAATGGGTATTCGCTAGCACAACGACCTGATGAAGCGATGGTTTTAGTTAGAAATATGTCACGCTTGGGTATAAGAGCAAATTTTTTGACTTACAATTGTTTGTTGAGTTCCTTTTCATTTCCTGTTGATTTTGATCATTTTAAGCAAGTACATTGTTGTGTAATTCGAGAAGGTTTAGAATCTAATCATTACCTATTAGTTAGTCTAATGACTATGTATTCAAGAAGTAGCAATGCTGAGGACTTTCTCAAAATTTGCTCAACTGTGAGAATATGGGACCAAATATCATGGAATGGTGTTATTGCGGGCTTTGCCAATTTGCAGAAGGGTGAGGAAGCTCTTGTGTGCTATAACAACATGAGGCACCAAGGTATTAATGTTGATGTCTTTACATTAGTGTCTATTTTAAAAGCCATGGGAATTATAGCTGCACTTGATGAGGGGAGACAAACGCATGGTTTAGTTTTCAAGATTGGTTATGCCTCTAACTTGTGTGTACAGAATGGACTTGTTTCGATGTATGCAAAATGTGGAAGAATTGCCGATGCAGAAAAGGTTTTCTTTTCAATGATTGAACATGATATATATTCTTGGAATTCGCTTCTTGCTGGTTGTGCGCATAATGGTTTCGGTACAAAAGCTCTTTGCTTGTTTGAACAAATGAGAAAAACCACATTAAAACCTGATCTTACCTCATATCTTGCAGTGCTCACTGCTTGTAGTCATGAAGGATTTCTGGAGAAGGGTCTCGAGTATTTTGATATGATGAGAAATGACGATTCCCTTGAGCCACCTAAAGTTGAGCACTATGCTTGCATAGTGAATCTTTTTGCTAGAGCTGGTTATGTTCATGAAGCAGAATCCCTTATAAATAGCATGTTGATAAAACCAGGACCTACAGTATATAAAGCATTGCTAAGTGCTTGTCAGCTTTATGGAAACAAAGAAATTGCTATACGTAATGCGACAAAGCTTAAAGAGCTTTGTCCAGACGATGATGCAACCTTTGTACTGATTTCAAATGTTTTAGCGACTGGAGGGTATTGGGATGATGCTGCAGGATTGCGCAATCTCATGTATGATAAAGGAGTAAAGAAGCAACCTGCTTATAGTTGGATATTATCAAACAAAAATGATCTCCGTTCTCATAGCAGAAGAAT AATCAGAGAATCTGGTTCACAAGTTAAAGCTGGAGAATGGAGATACTTGATTTAG
- the LOC108207034 gene encoding pentatricopeptide repeat-containing protein At5g59600 — protein MLSSVKRAVCNKIITDHCSLHTLSSDEYVKIIEIYGRDRALQSGKALHGHLVVNGLSRLTHYASKLVAFYTECRQLNDARKVFDKIPQTNVRRWIVLVGAYARHGFHQEAMDVFCEMQVEGVEPNKFVFPSILKASGHLSDKRTGEKIHTVVLKNGFETDAFVVSALVDMYAKCGKIDKARSVFDNFGEKDLVTLNVMVSGYVHHRCVEEALNLVKEMQLTVIKPNVVTWNILIAGFSQAGDESMVGKLFQLMQDSGVEPDVVSWTSVISGFVQNFRYMDAFDTFKKMFGVGMLPTSATISSLLPACATLADLKHGKEIHSYAVVRGFEEDTFVSSALIDMYSKCGSLYEAKTLFTNMSERNTVTWNSMIFGYANHGYCEEAIHLFNQMADEGETKVDHLSFTAALTACSLGGMTELGQALFNSMQENYHIKPRSEHYACVVDLMGKAGKIDEAYDMIQKMPIERDKFVWGALLGACKQHGNVDIAEIAAKHLSKLEPESAGSSLVLSSLYMDAGSWRDSARVKRRMKKRKLEKLPGCSWINST, from the coding sequence ATGCTCTCCTCTGTAAAAAGAGCAGTTTGTAATAAAATCATTACCGATCATTGTTCGCTTCACACATTATCATCTGATGAATATGTGAAAATCATTGAAATCTACGGCCGTGATCGAGCATTACAATCAGGCAAAGCTTTACATGGTCACCTGGTTGTTAATGGGCTATCTCGTTTGACCCATTATGCTTCCAAGCTTGTGGCATTTTATACCGAGTGCAGACAGTTAAATGATGCCCGGAAAGTATTCGACAAAATTCCTCAAACAAACGTCCGCCGCTGGATAGTTCTTGTTGGCGCCTATGCTCGTCACGGCTTTCACCAGGAGGCTATGGATGTTTTTTGTGAGATGCAAGTAGAAGGCGTGGAACCCAACAAATTTGTTTTCCCCAGCATTCTGAAAGCCTCAGGACACCTGTCTGATAAACGTACTGGAGAGAAGATACATACTGTAGTTCTTAAAAATGGATTTGAAACTGACGCATTTGTTGTAAGTGCATTAGTAGATATGTATGCAAAATGTGGAAAAATTGATAAGGCAAGGTCGGTGTTTGATAACTTTGGTGAAAAGGATTTGGTGACTTTGAATGTAATGGTATCAGGCTATGTTCACCATAGGTGTGTAGAAGAGGCTCTGAATTTGGTCAAAGAAATGCAGTTAACAGTTATTAAACCAAATGTGGTAACTTGGAATATATTGATTGCGGGTTTTTCACAAGCTGGTGATGAATCAATGGTCGGTAAACTTTTTCAATTGATGCAAGATTCCGGTGTAGAGCCTGATGTAGTGTCCTGGACTTCAGTTATTTCTGGATTTGTGCAGAATTTCCGATACATGGATGCTTTTGATACATTCAAGAAAATGTTTGGTGTTGGCATGCTTCCAACTTCAGCTACTATTAGTAGTCTTTTGCCTGCTTGTGCAACTCTAGCAGATTTGAAGCACGGAAAGGAAATTCATAGTTATGCAGTGGTGAGAGGATTTGAAGAAGACACGTTTGTAAGTAGTGCTCTCATAGACATGTATTCCAAATGTGGATCACTATATGAAGCAAAAACTTTATTTACGAATATGTCTGAAAGGAATACAGTTACTTGGAACTCCATGATCTTTGGATATGCAAATCATGGTTACTGCGAAGAAGCTATTCACCTTTTCAATCAGATGGCAGATGAAGGAGAAACAAAAGTAGACCACTTATCTTTCACAGCAGCTCTAACGGCTTGCAGTCTTGGTGGAATGACTGAACTAGGCCAAGCTTTGTTCAACTCAATGCAAGAAAATTATCATATCAAGCCAAGATCAGAGCATTATGCCTGTGTTGTGGATTTAATGGGTAAAGCAGGAAAGATAGACGAGGCTTATGATATGATCCAGAAGATGCCTATTGAACGCGATAAGTTTGTATGGGGTGCACTATTAGGGGCATGTAAACAACATGGTAATGTAGATATTGCTGAAATTGCAGCTAAGCATCTGTCCAAGCTTGAGCCTGAGAGTGCAGGAAGCAGTTTGGTGCTATCAAGTTTGTACATGGATGCTGGAAGTTGGAGAGATTCTGCCAGAGTGAAAAGGaggatgaagaaaagaaaactgGAGAAGTTGCCCGGCTGCAGTTGGATCAATAGCACATGA
- the LOC108209507 gene encoding ribulose bisphosphate carboxylase/oxygenase activase, chloroplastic isoform X1, with protein sequence MASTISHVGAVSHKMLSLNSSSAGGSAPSSAFYGSSLKKLNSRVTHPKNSDSKTFRIAAEEKKKGDRWAGLGTDISDDQQDITRGKGLVDSLFQAPSGAGTHDPIMSSYEYLSTAQKTYNLDNNMDGFYIAPAFMDKLVVHLSKNFMTLPNIKVPLILGVWGGKGQGKSFQCELVFAKMGITPIMMSAGELESGNAGEPAKLIRQRYREASDIIMKKGKMSCLFINDLDAGAGRMGGTTQYTVNNQMVNATLMNIADNPTNVQLPGMYNKEENMRVPIIVTGNDFSTLYAPLIRDGRMEKFYWAPTREDRIGVCIGIFRTDNIANEDVVKIVDTFPGQSIDFFGALRARVYDDEVRKWISGIGIEGIGKKLVNSKDGPPTFEQPKMTVEKLLEYGHMLVQEQDNVKRVQLAEKYLNEASLGSANEDSIKRGEFYGKAAQQVGVPIPEGCTDRTAANFDPAARSDNGTCLYE encoded by the exons ATGGCTTCCACCATTTCCCATGTTGGAGCTGTCAGCCATAAAATG TTGAGCTTGAACAGCTCTAGTGCTGGAGGTTCAGCCCCAAGCTCAGCCTTTTACGGCAGCAGTTTAAAGAAGTTGAACTCAAGAGTCACTCACCCAAAGAACAGTGACTCTAAAACCTTTAGGATTGCAGCTGAGGAGAAGAAAAAGGGGGACAGGTGGGCAGGACTTGGCACCGACATTTCTGATGACCAACAAGACATCACAAGAGGAAAGGGACTGGTTGACTCCCTTTTCCAAGCTCCATCCGGTGCAGGAACTCATGATCCTATTATGAGTTCATATGAATACCTTAGCACCGCACAGAAGAC ATATAACCTGGATAACAATATGGACGGATTCTACATCGCTCCAGCATTCATGGACAAGCTTGTTGTTCACCTTAGCAAAAATTTCATGACCCTGCCTAACATCAAG GTTCCTCTTATTCTTGGTGTTTGGGGAGGAAAAGGTCAAGGAAAATCATTCCAGTGTGAGCTTGTCTTCGCCAAGATGGGGATCAC CCCAATTATGATGAGTGCTGGAGAGTTGGAAAGTGGAAATGCAGGAGAACCTGCAAAATTGATCCGACAAAGATACCGTGAAGCATCTGATATCATCATGAAGAAAGGAAAGATGTCCTGCCTATTTATCAATGATTTAGATGCCGGAGCTGGTAGAATGGGTGGAACCACCCAATATACTGTCAATAACCAGATGGTTAACGCCACACTTATGAATATCGCTGATAACCCCACCAATGTCCAGCTTCCTGGTATGTACAACAAGGAGGAAAACATGCGTGTACCAATCATAGTCACTGGAAACGATTTCTCAACACTGTATGCGCCTCTTATCCGTGATGGTCGTATGGAGAAATTTTACTGGGCTCCAACTAGAGAGGACCGAATCGGTGTTTGCATTGGAATTTTCAGGACCGACAATATTGCAAATGAGGATGTTGTCAAGATTGTTGACACCTTTCCTGGTCAATCTATTG ATTTCTTTGGTGCTCTTAGAGCCCGAGTATACGATGATGAAGTGAGGAAGTGGATTTCAGGGATTGGAATTGAAGGTATTGGAAAGAAGCTTGTTAACTCAAAAGATGGACCCCCAACTTTTGAGCAACCCAAAATGACTGTCGAGAAACTTCTCGAGTATGGCCATATGCTTGTCCAGGAACAGGACAATGTTAAGAGAGTCCAATTGGCTGAGAAATATTTGAATGAAGCTTCTCTTGGATCAGCAAACGAGGACTCCATCAAACGAGGAGAATTTTATG GAAAGGCAGCACAACAAGTTGGTGTTCCCATTCCTGAAGGTTGCACAGATCGGACCGCAGCAAACTTTGATCCAGCAGCTAGGAGTGACAATGGTACCTGCCTGTATGAATAG
- the LOC108207975 gene encoding uncharacterized protein LOC108207975 translates to MVIVSLSPSSPQLLTIFNPKKHHNSHNHPASSLFISSNSLLYSKRCKLYHNPPPLVISPSKINYNSRVYAISENLKLAEVTPVESSKQIVNAATTSGDGVSNIITVLLFLAFVGLSVLTIGVIYIAVTDYLQKREREKFEKEESAKKKKANKKRKVKARAGPKGFGQKIVEVDDDDS, encoded by the exons ATGGTCATTGTATCTCTATCTCCATCTTCACCACAGCTTCTCACCATTTTCAACCCCAAAAAACATCATAATTCTCATAATCACCCAGCTTCATCTCTTTTTATATCATCAAATTCTCTTCTTTACTCAAAAAGATGCAAACTTTATCACAACCCACCACCACTTGTGATAAGCCCTTCAAAAATAAACTATAATTCAAGAGTTTATGCCATTTCTGAAAATTTGAAGCTTGCAGAAGTAACCCCAGTTGAGAGTTCAAAGCAGATAGTGAATGCAGCTACTACAAGTGGAGATGGGGTTTCTAATATTATTACAGTTCTTTTGTTCCTTGCATTTGTTGGATTATCAGTTCTCACTATTGGG GTTATCTATATAGCTGTGACAGATTACTTGCAGaaaagggagagagagaaatTCGAGAAAGAGGAATCTGCTAAGAAGAAGAAAGCCAACAAGAAGAGGAAGGTGAAAGCAAGGGCTGgaccaaaaggatttggacagaAGATTGTTgaggttgatgatgatgatagcTAG